A region of Hoplias malabaricus isolate fHopMal1 chromosome 12, fHopMal1.hap1, whole genome shotgun sequence DNA encodes the following proteins:
- the frmpd4 gene encoding FERM and PDZ domain-containing protein 4 isoform X1, with amino-acid sequence MDESHCFRSLTPRLLSHRTRVSGCPPSSGGWMSQGPPNGWDLSNTRDGSDCFIDHVSQTNSLEEVRLYLDGDKFVPPAPRRVDMRRDPVLGFGFVAGSEKPVVVRSVTPGGPSEGKLIPGDEIVMINEEAVSSAPRERVIDLVRSCKEAIVLTVIQPYPSPKSAFISAAKKAKLKSNPVKVRFAEEVIINGQVPETVKDNSLLFMPNVLKVYLENGQTKSFKFDCNTSIKDVLLTLQEKLSIKSVEHFSLMLEQKTEGSGSKLLLLHEQEMLTQVTQRPGSHKMKCFFRLAFVPKDPVDLLRRDPVAFEYLYVQSCKDVVMERFGSELKYDMALRLAALQMYVLTLSTKNSTKVSLKYIEKEWGLALFLPPTVLSSMKEKNIKKAITHILKTNQNLVPPGKKLTALQAKVHYLKYLSDLRLYGGRVFKSTLLQGEKQTEVTLLVGPRQGISHVINPKTNLVALLADFSHVNRIEMFTHDQSSVTVQLHVLDVKPITLIMESSDAMNLACLTAGYYRLLVDSRRSIFNVANNSSAGLKTREKTSFQALEWNYGSCSSCEDQARDVSDPDSEYDICGRRDSDVAPVYITEIHQSQRPLRGGHTQSHGNPQLFFSGPRPKPQESPRSAKVSFIFGDPLLDSVNPQNLGYQRLMEDIPEIVDEHRSVYGQQDDYKPLETCLDLVDSFQYGGDMVYGNAKIFGTAEGIEEPLLHDICYAETTDDNEDEDDISCEEDLSVSGDLRDKSTSLLSLSESSDDIIDLTSLPPPPEGNDEEDNDVLLQSLNLAIAAPPPGFRDSSDEDEHQGVQARDQKTHSDIPVSLIDAVPMQVNRGSEEVLDDAVVSTLQALEALAASEESHPQSDNSSGVEISRSFSPESASDSGNETNSSEMTESSELAAAQKLSENALKMFVAAAEGYQSQSEEKNEFRLNACEGRDVLGDEHHPVAVLSSQTLRSENLEMEPETMETKSLTEYFNKMQMDTVMRQGQVEDSGESDPRLRKTMEDAVGRYNNFNVFPFSESRQQPMDNKPQEHIYSELICDGSVPQGNSTPQKSNKMELADSRVLNPSKPHGSVLEPTHRSPVEEVLQIRQSENEQQRQMRTALPEKEVTRLYEYHLTKRMSSVQSEGIHSLQSSQNSSIDAGCSTGSSSCVTPMDSPQIPESIHILSESSLKGLGHPGSEEKSYSQSPHSKHIHPNVESTFLRKHHPPPGTESLGGTTRDGCQRMPKIRETTV; translated from the exons TCACGTGTCCCAGACCAATTCCCTGGAGGAGGTGCGTTTGTATTTAGACGGGGATAAGTTTGTGCCCCCTGCCCCTCGGAGGGTGGATATGAGGCGAGACCCGGTTCTGGGCTTCGGCTTCGTGGCAGGGAGCGAGAAACCTGTGGTGGTCCGATCCGTTACTCCAG gCGGCCCCTCGGAGGGGAAGCTGATTCCCGGAGACGAGATTGTGATGATAAACGAGGAGGCGGTCAGTTCTGCTCCCAGGGAGAGGGTCATCGACCTCGTCAG GAGCTGTAAGGAGGCCATCGTTCTGACCGTCATCCAGCCGTACCCC tcGCCCAAGTCTGCCTTCATCAGTGCAGCTAAGAAGGCGAAGCTGAAGTCCAATCCGGTGAAAGTGCGTTTTGCGGAGGAGGTCATCATCAACGGCCAGGTCCCC gaGACAGTGAAGGACAACTCTCTTCTGTTCATGCCAAATGTCCTGAAAGTGTATCTGGAAAACGGACAAACCAAGTCCTTCAAGTTCGACTGCAACACCTCCATCAAG gaCGTGTTGTTGACGCTGCAGGAGAAGTTGTCCATTAAAAGTGTGGAACATTTCTCTCTGATGTTGGAGCAGAAAACGGAAGGTTCTGGTTcgaagctgctgctgctgcatgaGCAGGAAATGCTAACTCAG GTGACTCAGAGGCCGGGATCTCACAAGATGAAATGTTTTTTCCGCCTTGCGTTTGTCCCGAAGGATCCGGTGGATCTCCTGAGGCGTGATCCGGTGGCGTTTGAGTATCTCTACGTGCAG AGCTGTAAGGATGTGGTGATGGAGAGGTTTGGCTCAGAGCTGAAATATGATATGGCACTGAGGTTGGCTGCACTTCAGATGTATGTTTTGACGCTCAGCACAAAGAACAGCACCAAAGTGTCCCTCAAGTACATAGA gaaAGAGTGGGGTTTGGCGCTCTTTCTTCCTCCCACAGTGTTGTCCAGTATGAAAGAGAAGAACATCAAAAAAGCCATTACACACATCCTGAAGACCAACCAGAACCTGGTTCCCCCAGGGAAGAAg CTGACGGCTCTCCAGGCAAAGGTCCACTACCTGAAATATCTGAGTGACCTCCGACTGTACGGAGGACGAGTCTTCAAGTCCACGCTGCTC CAAGGAGAGAAGCAGACGGAGGTGACCCTGCTGGTCGGCCCTCGGCAGGGCATCAGTCACGTCATCAACCCCAAAACCAACCTCGTGGCTCTTCTCGCCGACTTCAGCCACGTGAACCGCATCGAGATGTTCACACACGACCAGAGCAGCGTCACGGTGCAGCTGCACGTCCTGGATGTCAAG CCCATCACTCTGATCATGGAGAGCAGTGATGCCATGAATTTGGCGTGTCTGACCGCAGGGTATTACAGACTGCTGGTGGACTCTCGACGATCCATCTTTAATGTCGCTAACAACAGCAGTGCAG GCCTGAAGACCCGGGAGAAGACCAGCTTCCAGGCGCTGGAGTGGAACTATGGTTCATGCAGCAGCTGCGAGGACCAGGCCAGGGACGTTTCAGACCCAGACTCGGAGTACGATATCTGTGGAAGGAGGGACAGCGACGTGGCGCCGGTTTACATCACTGAGATCCACCAATCGCAGCGTCCCTTGAGGGGAGGTCACACCCAGAGTCACGGTAACCCTCAGCTGTTCTTTAGCGGCCCTAGACCCAAGCCGCAGGAATCGCCTCGAAGCGCCAAGGTGTCCTTCATATTCGGGGATCCTCTGCTGGACAGCGTTAACCCTCAGAATTTGGGCTACCAGAGGCTGATGGAGGACATTCCGGAGATTGTGGATGAGCACCGGTCCGTTTATGGGCAGCAGGACGATTATAAACCCTTAGAGACATGTCTGGACTTGGTGGACAGTTTCCAATATGGTGGAGACATGGTCTACGGTAACGCAAAAATCTTTGGGACGGCGGAGGGCATAGAGGAGCCTCTGTTGCATGACATCTGTTACGCAGAAACTACTGACGACAATGAGGACGAGGACGACATCAGCTGCGAGGAGGACTTATCGGTGTCGGGTGACCTGAGGGACAAATCCACCTCGCTCCTGTCCCTTTCAGAGTCCAGTGATGATATCATTGATTTGACCTCGCTTCCACCTCCACCAGAGGGCAACGATGAAGAGGACAATGACGTCCTCTTGCAGTCTCTGAATCTGGCCATAGCCGCTCCTCCTCCAGGTTTCAGGGACAGTTCAGATGAAGACGAACACCAGGGGGTGCAAGCGAGGGACCAGAAGACCCATAGCGACATCCCGGTGTCTCTCATCGACGCCGTGCCCATGCAGGTGAACAGAGGAAGCGAGGAAGTTCTGGACGACGCCGTGGTGTCCACTCTGCAGGCTCTCGAGGCTCTGGCAGCTTCAGAAGAGTCTCACCCCCAGTCGGACAATAGTTCAG GTGTAGAAATATCTCGTTCCTTTAGCCCTGAGTCTGCCTCGGATTCTGGAAATGAGACAAATTCCTCGGAAATGACGGAGAGCTCAGAGCTGGCAGCAGCTCAGAAACTCTCTGAAAATGCCCTGAAAATGTTTGTAGCCGCAGCTGAAGGCTATCAGTCGCAGTCCGAGGAGAAGAATGAGTTCCGTTTGAACGCTTGCGAAGGAAGAGACGTCTTGGGGGATGAGCACCATCCGGTCGCAGTTCTTTCTTCTCAAACTCTTCGTTCAGAGAATTTAGAGATGGAACCGGAAACAATGGAGACTAAGTCCTTGACTGAGTACTTCAACAAGATGCAGATGGACACTGTGATGAGACAAGGACAGGTCGAGGACAGTGGGGAAAGTGACCCTCGTCTTAGGAAGACCATGGAGGATGCAGTTGGGAGGTACAATAACTTCAATGTGTTTCCTTTTTCAGAATCAAGGCAACAGCCCATGGACAACAAACCCCAGGAGCACATTTACTCGGAGCTGATCTGCGACGGCAGCGTGCCTCAGGGAAACTCAACGCCTCAAAAGAGCAACAAAATGGAGTTGGCTGACTCCAGAGTTCTAAATCCAAGCAAACCCCACGGATCTGTGCTGGAACCCACCCATCGTTCCCCTGTGGAAGAGGTGTTGCAGATCAGACAATCTGAAAATGAGCAGCAGCGGCAGATGAGGACAGCTCTGCCGGAGAAAGAAGTGACCAGACTATACGAGTACCATTTGACCAAGAGGATGTCCTCTGTCCAGAGCGAAGGAATCCACTCTCTGCAGAGTTCCCAAAACTCCTCCATTGACGCCGGTTGCAGCACCGGCAGCAGCAGCTGTGTCACGCCCATGGACTCCCCCCAGATTCCAGAAAGCATCCACATTCTCTCTGAGTCCTCTCTGAAGGGTCTGGGCCACCCAGGTTCAGAGGAGAAAAGTTACAGCCAAAGcccacacagtaaacacatccATCCGAATGTGGAGTCCACGTTTTTGAGGAAGCATCATCCACCGCCAGGCACGGAGTCACTAGGTGGCACTACAAGAGATGGCTGCCAAAGGATGCCCAAGATCAGAGAAACTACAG TGTAG
- the frmpd4 gene encoding FERM and PDZ domain-containing protein 4 isoform X2: MDVFSFARMSRLTGHRTRVSGCPPSSGGWMSQGPPNGWDLSNTRDGSDCFIDHVSQTNSLEEVRLYLDGDKFVPPAPRRVDMRRDPVLGFGFVAGSEKPVVVRSVTPGGPSEGKLIPGDEIVMINEEAVSSAPRERVIDLVRSCKEAIVLTVIQPYPSPKSAFISAAKKAKLKSNPVKVRFAEEVIINGQVPETVKDNSLLFMPNVLKVYLENGQTKSFKFDCNTSIKDVLLTLQEKLSIKSVEHFSLMLEQKTEGSGSKLLLLHEQEMLTQVTQRPGSHKMKCFFRLAFVPKDPVDLLRRDPVAFEYLYVQSCKDVVMERFGSELKYDMALRLAALQMYVLTLSTKNSTKVSLKYIEKEWGLALFLPPTVLSSMKEKNIKKAITHILKTNQNLVPPGKKLTALQAKVHYLKYLSDLRLYGGRVFKSTLLQGEKQTEVTLLVGPRQGISHVINPKTNLVALLADFSHVNRIEMFTHDQSSVTVQLHVLDVKPITLIMESSDAMNLACLTAGYYRLLVDSRRSIFNVANNSSAGLKTREKTSFQALEWNYGSCSSCEDQARDVSDPDSEYDICGRRDSDVAPVYITEIHQSQRPLRGGHTQSHGNPQLFFSGPRPKPQESPRSAKVSFIFGDPLLDSVNPQNLGYQRLMEDIPEIVDEHRSVYGQQDDYKPLETCLDLVDSFQYGGDMVYGNAKIFGTAEGIEEPLLHDICYAETTDDNEDEDDISCEEDLSVSGDLRDKSTSLLSLSESSDDIIDLTSLPPPPEGNDEEDNDVLLQSLNLAIAAPPPGFRDSSDEDEHQGVQARDQKTHSDIPVSLIDAVPMQVNRGSEEVLDDAVVSTLQALEALAASEESHPQSDNSSGVEISRSFSPESASDSGNETNSSEMTESSELAAAQKLSENALKMFVAAAEGYQSQSEEKNEFRLNACEGRDVLGDEHHPVAVLSSQTLRSENLEMEPETMETKSLTEYFNKMQMDTVMRQGQVEDSGESDPRLRKTMEDAVGRYNNFNVFPFSESRQQPMDNKPQEHIYSELICDGSVPQGNSTPQKSNKMELADSRVLNPSKPHGSVLEPTHRSPVEEVLQIRQSENEQQRQMRTALPEKEVTRLYEYHLTKRMSSVQSEGIHSLQSSQNSSIDAGCSTGSSSCVTPMDSPQIPESIHILSESSLKGLGHPGSEEKSYSQSPHSKHIHPNVESTFLRKHHPPPGTESLGGTTRDGCQRMPKIRETTV; the protein is encoded by the exons TCACGTGTCCCAGACCAATTCCCTGGAGGAGGTGCGTTTGTATTTAGACGGGGATAAGTTTGTGCCCCCTGCCCCTCGGAGGGTGGATATGAGGCGAGACCCGGTTCTGGGCTTCGGCTTCGTGGCAGGGAGCGAGAAACCTGTGGTGGTCCGATCCGTTACTCCAG gCGGCCCCTCGGAGGGGAAGCTGATTCCCGGAGACGAGATTGTGATGATAAACGAGGAGGCGGTCAGTTCTGCTCCCAGGGAGAGGGTCATCGACCTCGTCAG GAGCTGTAAGGAGGCCATCGTTCTGACCGTCATCCAGCCGTACCCC tcGCCCAAGTCTGCCTTCATCAGTGCAGCTAAGAAGGCGAAGCTGAAGTCCAATCCGGTGAAAGTGCGTTTTGCGGAGGAGGTCATCATCAACGGCCAGGTCCCC gaGACAGTGAAGGACAACTCTCTTCTGTTCATGCCAAATGTCCTGAAAGTGTATCTGGAAAACGGACAAACCAAGTCCTTCAAGTTCGACTGCAACACCTCCATCAAG gaCGTGTTGTTGACGCTGCAGGAGAAGTTGTCCATTAAAAGTGTGGAACATTTCTCTCTGATGTTGGAGCAGAAAACGGAAGGTTCTGGTTcgaagctgctgctgctgcatgaGCAGGAAATGCTAACTCAG GTGACTCAGAGGCCGGGATCTCACAAGATGAAATGTTTTTTCCGCCTTGCGTTTGTCCCGAAGGATCCGGTGGATCTCCTGAGGCGTGATCCGGTGGCGTTTGAGTATCTCTACGTGCAG AGCTGTAAGGATGTGGTGATGGAGAGGTTTGGCTCAGAGCTGAAATATGATATGGCACTGAGGTTGGCTGCACTTCAGATGTATGTTTTGACGCTCAGCACAAAGAACAGCACCAAAGTGTCCCTCAAGTACATAGA gaaAGAGTGGGGTTTGGCGCTCTTTCTTCCTCCCACAGTGTTGTCCAGTATGAAAGAGAAGAACATCAAAAAAGCCATTACACACATCCTGAAGACCAACCAGAACCTGGTTCCCCCAGGGAAGAAg CTGACGGCTCTCCAGGCAAAGGTCCACTACCTGAAATATCTGAGTGACCTCCGACTGTACGGAGGACGAGTCTTCAAGTCCACGCTGCTC CAAGGAGAGAAGCAGACGGAGGTGACCCTGCTGGTCGGCCCTCGGCAGGGCATCAGTCACGTCATCAACCCCAAAACCAACCTCGTGGCTCTTCTCGCCGACTTCAGCCACGTGAACCGCATCGAGATGTTCACACACGACCAGAGCAGCGTCACGGTGCAGCTGCACGTCCTGGATGTCAAG CCCATCACTCTGATCATGGAGAGCAGTGATGCCATGAATTTGGCGTGTCTGACCGCAGGGTATTACAGACTGCTGGTGGACTCTCGACGATCCATCTTTAATGTCGCTAACAACAGCAGTGCAG GCCTGAAGACCCGGGAGAAGACCAGCTTCCAGGCGCTGGAGTGGAACTATGGTTCATGCAGCAGCTGCGAGGACCAGGCCAGGGACGTTTCAGACCCAGACTCGGAGTACGATATCTGTGGAAGGAGGGACAGCGACGTGGCGCCGGTTTACATCACTGAGATCCACCAATCGCAGCGTCCCTTGAGGGGAGGTCACACCCAGAGTCACGGTAACCCTCAGCTGTTCTTTAGCGGCCCTAGACCCAAGCCGCAGGAATCGCCTCGAAGCGCCAAGGTGTCCTTCATATTCGGGGATCCTCTGCTGGACAGCGTTAACCCTCAGAATTTGGGCTACCAGAGGCTGATGGAGGACATTCCGGAGATTGTGGATGAGCACCGGTCCGTTTATGGGCAGCAGGACGATTATAAACCCTTAGAGACATGTCTGGACTTGGTGGACAGTTTCCAATATGGTGGAGACATGGTCTACGGTAACGCAAAAATCTTTGGGACGGCGGAGGGCATAGAGGAGCCTCTGTTGCATGACATCTGTTACGCAGAAACTACTGACGACAATGAGGACGAGGACGACATCAGCTGCGAGGAGGACTTATCGGTGTCGGGTGACCTGAGGGACAAATCCACCTCGCTCCTGTCCCTTTCAGAGTCCAGTGATGATATCATTGATTTGACCTCGCTTCCACCTCCACCAGAGGGCAACGATGAAGAGGACAATGACGTCCTCTTGCAGTCTCTGAATCTGGCCATAGCCGCTCCTCCTCCAGGTTTCAGGGACAGTTCAGATGAAGACGAACACCAGGGGGTGCAAGCGAGGGACCAGAAGACCCATAGCGACATCCCGGTGTCTCTCATCGACGCCGTGCCCATGCAGGTGAACAGAGGAAGCGAGGAAGTTCTGGACGACGCCGTGGTGTCCACTCTGCAGGCTCTCGAGGCTCTGGCAGCTTCAGAAGAGTCTCACCCCCAGTCGGACAATAGTTCAG GTGTAGAAATATCTCGTTCCTTTAGCCCTGAGTCTGCCTCGGATTCTGGAAATGAGACAAATTCCTCGGAAATGACGGAGAGCTCAGAGCTGGCAGCAGCTCAGAAACTCTCTGAAAATGCCCTGAAAATGTTTGTAGCCGCAGCTGAAGGCTATCAGTCGCAGTCCGAGGAGAAGAATGAGTTCCGTTTGAACGCTTGCGAAGGAAGAGACGTCTTGGGGGATGAGCACCATCCGGTCGCAGTTCTTTCTTCTCAAACTCTTCGTTCAGAGAATTTAGAGATGGAACCGGAAACAATGGAGACTAAGTCCTTGACTGAGTACTTCAACAAGATGCAGATGGACACTGTGATGAGACAAGGACAGGTCGAGGACAGTGGGGAAAGTGACCCTCGTCTTAGGAAGACCATGGAGGATGCAGTTGGGAGGTACAATAACTTCAATGTGTTTCCTTTTTCAGAATCAAGGCAACAGCCCATGGACAACAAACCCCAGGAGCACATTTACTCGGAGCTGATCTGCGACGGCAGCGTGCCTCAGGGAAACTCAACGCCTCAAAAGAGCAACAAAATGGAGTTGGCTGACTCCAGAGTTCTAAATCCAAGCAAACCCCACGGATCTGTGCTGGAACCCACCCATCGTTCCCCTGTGGAAGAGGTGTTGCAGATCAGACAATCTGAAAATGAGCAGCAGCGGCAGATGAGGACAGCTCTGCCGGAGAAAGAAGTGACCAGACTATACGAGTACCATTTGACCAAGAGGATGTCCTCTGTCCAGAGCGAAGGAATCCACTCTCTGCAGAGTTCCCAAAACTCCTCCATTGACGCCGGTTGCAGCACCGGCAGCAGCAGCTGTGTCACGCCCATGGACTCCCCCCAGATTCCAGAAAGCATCCACATTCTCTCTGAGTCCTCTCTGAAGGGTCTGGGCCACCCAGGTTCAGAGGAGAAAAGTTACAGCCAAAGcccacacagtaaacacatccATCCGAATGTGGAGTCCACGTTTTTGAGGAAGCATCATCCACCGCCAGGCACGGAGTCACTAGGTGGCACTACAAGAGATGGCTGCCAAAGGATGCCCAAGATCAGAGAAACTACAG TGTAG